A window of Juglans regia cultivar Chandler chromosome 7, Walnut 2.0, whole genome shotgun sequence contains these coding sequences:
- the LOC108983788 gene encoding protein CHUP1, chloroplastic: MVREKRDIKPLLFQFGLALALSFAGFLYSRLRDRNKRIKPSPPPAPRSLDHGSEFNFQGERAGHKDELDAVKASSSPSNIVFVAAERYEETYMPKVSLDSMVGVSPSSKGSVDKDGFLLPEFNDLVKEFDFTAANDGFSSNKGDEKSRSNMETPKAFRSADKDEYEQEIRYLRNMVRILRERERNLEVQLLEYYGLKEQETAVMELQNRLKINNMEAKLFTLKIESLQADNRRLEAQVGDRAKVVAELEAGRAKIKLLKKKLRSEAEQNKQQILALQQRVAKLKDQEYKVAPGDPNIQLNLQRLRDLEVEAEELRKSNMRLQIENTELSRRLESTQILANSVLEDPEAEALRLEREHLRHKNEDLEKDIERLQADRCSDAEELVYLKWINACLRYELRNYQPPDGKTVARDLSKTLSPKSEDKAKQLILEYANTEGMELYYEQWSSSQASVLTDSGELDDSSVDNASAARANSSNKTKFFSNIMKIIRGKDSDDNRVLSAEKVGYLEEVDSLRCSSGISTGMHGGNDGYSNRFSTSQGSSSTSLDLSRFRSPKEEHIKETDGVQTHSDYGYKRSVLGRDGADLAIRKLVGDYDTPEKSELVKYAEVLKDSYGEKPRIRRRSASACSF, encoded by the exons ATggtgagagagaagagggataTAAAGcctcttttatttcaatttggCCTGGCTTTAGCTCTCTCTTTTGCTGGATTTCTCTACTCTCGCCTCAGAGACAGAAACAAAAGGATCAAACCCTCCCCTCCCCCCGCGCCACGTTCTTTGG ATCATGGCAGTGAATTTAATTTCCAAGGTGAAAGAGCTGGGCATAAAGATGAACTTGATGCCGTTAAGGCATCATCCAGTCCCagtaatattgtttttgttgcAGCTGAAAGATAT GAAGAGACATACATGCCGAAGGTCAGTCTTGATTCCATGGTTGGCGTCTCTCCCAGCAGTAAAGGTAGTGTAGATAAAGATGGGTTCCTCTTGCCAGAGTTTAATGATCTTGTGAAGGAATTTGACTTCACTGCTGCAAATGATGGTTTCTCTTCAAACAAAGGTGATGAAAAATCCAGGTCAAATATGGAAACTCCAAAAGCCTTTAGAAGTGCTGATAAGGATGAATATGAGCAAGAGATCAGGTACCTGAGAAACATGGTCAGAATACttagggagagggagaggaatcTTGAGGTCCAATTGCTCGAGTATTATGGTCTGAAAGAGCAAGAAACTGCTGTCATGGAGCTCCAAAATCGATTGAAGATAAACAATATGGAGGCTAAGCTTTTCACTCTTAAGATTGAGTCCTTACAGGCAGATAACCGGAGACTAGAGGCACAAGTGGGTGATCGTGCTAAAGTGGTGGCTGAGCTTGAGGCTGGCAGAGCAAAAATTAAACTGCTCAAGAAGAAGCTTAGGTCTGAAGCTGAACAGAACAAGCAACAAATCTTAGCTCTTCAGCAGAGAGTTGCAAAGTTGAAAGACCAGGAATACAAGGTTGCTCCAGGTGATCCAAATATTCAATTAAACCTGCAAAGGCTGAGAGATCTAGAGGTTGAGGCTGAAGAGTTGAGAAAGTCTAATATGAGGTTGCAGATAGAAAATACTGAATTGAGTCGGAGGTTGGAATCTACACAAATCCTTGCAAATTCTGTTTTGGAAGATCCGGAG GCAGAAGCATTGAGGCTGGAGAGGGAGCATCTAAGACATAAAAATGAAGATCTGGAAAAGGACATTGAGAGACTCCAAGCTGATCGATGTTCTGATGCTGAAGAATTGGTCTACTTGAAGTGGATAAATGCTTGCTTACGATATGAGCTGCGAAATTATCAGCCTCCTGATGGTAAAACAGTGGCAAGGGACCTGAGCAAAACATTAAGCCCCAAATCTGAGGATAAAGCAAAGCAGTTGATACTTGAGTATGCAAATACTGAAGGGATGGAACTTTATTACGAGCAATGGTCATCATCCCAAGCTTCAGTTCTTACAGACTCTGGAGAGCTTGATGATTCTTCTGTAGATAATGCATCTGCAGCCAGAGCCAACAGCTCCAACAAGACCAAATTTTTTAGCAATATCATGAAGATTATTCGTGGGAAAGACAGTGATGACAATCGGGTTTTATCAGCAGAGAAGGTTGGATATTTAGAAGAAGTTGATTCTCTAAGGTGCAGTTCAGGCATTTCGACAGGAATGCATGGTGGAAATGATGGATACAGCAATAGATTTTCTACCTCACAGGGTTCATCTAGTACTTCTCTGGATCTCTCCAGATTCAGAAGTCCAAAAGAAGAACATATCAAGGAGACAGATGGCGTCCAGACACATAGTGATTATGGGTACAAGAGATCTGTTTTAGGTAGGGATGGTGCTGATTTAGCAATTAGAAAACTTGTTGGAGACTATGATACCCCTGAGAAATCTGAGTTGGTAAAATATGCGGAAGTTCTAAAGGACTCTTATGGTGAAAAACCTAGGATTCGTCGTAGATCAGCATCTGCTTGCTCCTTCTGA